In Rhodoligotrophos defluvii, a genomic segment contains:
- a CDS encoding ABC transporter ATP-binding protein — MTEPLLAVRDVTLRFGGVTALSDVSFDLYPGHILGLIGPNGAGKSSLVNVITGTYRANAGSIHLSGQDLLALPPYKRAALGLSRTFQNLALFGGMSVYDNVMVGRHLHIREGIVSSMLPLPFRAPSRDERSSAAVVEDLLGKLGLSGVRDAEVGSLPYGYQKRVELARALASEPRVLLLDEPFAGMTPDESRELAKTILALWEEHRLTILMIEHNMGLIMDVADIVVVLDFGRVVTIGEPDEVRNNPDVIRAYIGDEVPSLAEA, encoded by the coding sequence GCTTCGGCGGGGTTACCGCCCTCAGCGACGTGTCCTTCGACCTCTACCCCGGCCACATCCTCGGCCTGATCGGGCCGAACGGCGCCGGCAAGAGCTCGCTGGTGAATGTCATCACCGGCACTTATCGGGCCAATGCGGGCTCGATCCACCTGTCGGGCCAGGATCTGCTGGCTCTGCCTCCCTACAAGCGCGCCGCTTTGGGCTTGAGCCGCACCTTCCAGAACCTCGCCCTGTTCGGCGGCATGTCGGTCTATGACAACGTCATGGTGGGGCGCCACCTCCACATTCGCGAAGGCATCGTCTCGAGCATGCTGCCGCTGCCGTTCAGGGCACCATCGCGTGACGAGCGGTCGAGCGCCGCGGTGGTGGAGGATCTGCTCGGCAAGCTTGGGCTCAGCGGGGTGCGCGACGCGGAGGTGGGCTCGCTGCCCTATGGCTATCAGAAGCGCGTGGAACTGGCGCGGGCGCTGGCCTCCGAGCCGCGGGTTCTGCTGCTGGACGAGCCCTTCGCCGGCATGACCCCGGACGAGAGCCGCGAGCTTGCCAAGACCATCCTCGCCCTGTGGGAGGAGCATCGGCTCACCATACTGATGATCGAGCACAATATGGGGCTGATCATGGATGTGGCCGACATCGTCGTGGTGCTCGATTTTGGGCGGGTGGTGACGATTGGCGAGCCGGACGAAGTGCGCAACAACCCCGACGTCATCCGCGCCTATATCGGCGACGAAGTTCCATCGCTGGCCGAGGCGTGA
- a CDS encoding branched-chain amino acid ABC transporter permease, giving the protein MVKFIQLLVFGLSLGSLYGLVALGFVVIFKSTGVINFAHGAMVLIAGYLLYVAGLGGLNAPFALAFILALIAIAALSVGLERLVLGHAANSSADTKLMITLGLYIVLVTTAEAMFGVNQVSIGVPINGQLVIGGVHIDYIRIAAIIGSLVCVAALALFFNRTKLGLSMRIVATDPEVATVLGINVQWVHAVAWAIAGLLGLVAVTFLGSLPGYGLQPATAHVAFRAFPAAVLGGMTSLPGAVVGGLIIGVVEVMMAGYQPSLLPALGSGFYIVSGYIVMIVILLFRPQGIFGKAGGQRV; this is encoded by the coding sequence ATGGTGAAATTCATCCAGCTCCTCGTCTTCGGCCTGTCGCTGGGCTCGCTCTACGGCCTGGTGGCGCTGGGCTTCGTGGTGATCTTCAAGTCCACCGGCGTCATCAACTTCGCCCATGGGGCGATGGTGCTCATCGCCGGCTATCTGCTCTACGTGGCCGGCCTTGGCGGCCTGAACGCGCCTTTTGCCCTGGCCTTCATCCTGGCGTTGATCGCCATCGCGGCCCTTTCGGTCGGGCTCGAGCGGCTGGTGCTTGGCCATGCGGCCAATTCCTCGGCCGACACCAAGCTGATGATCACCCTCGGGCTCTATATCGTGCTGGTGACGACCGCCGAGGCCATGTTCGGCGTGAACCAGGTATCGATCGGCGTGCCGATCAACGGCCAGCTGGTGATCGGCGGCGTTCACATCGACTATATCCGCATCGCCGCGATCATCGGGTCGCTGGTCTGCGTGGCCGCCCTGGCCCTCTTCTTCAACCGCACCAAGCTCGGCCTCTCCATGCGCATCGTGGCGACCGACCCGGAAGTCGCGACCGTGCTCGGCATCAATGTGCAGTGGGTGCATGCTGTCGCCTGGGCGATTGCGGGCCTGCTCGGCCTGGTGGCCGTGACCTTCCTCGGCAGCCTGCCGGGCTACGGCTTGCAGCCTGCCACGGCGCATGTGGCGTTCCGCGCTTTTCCGGCGGCCGTGCTCGGCGGCATGACCTCGCTGCCCGGCGCGGTGGTCGGCGGCCTCATCATCGGCGTGGTCGAGGTGATGATGGCGGGCTATCAGCCGAGCCTGCTGCCGGCGCTCGGCAGCGGATTCTACATCGTCAGCGGCTATATCGTGATGATCGTCATCCTGCTGTTCCGGCCGCAGGGCATTTTCGGCAAAG